From Myxococcales bacterium, a single genomic window includes:
- a CDS encoding FadR family transcriptional regulator produces the protein MSANPAQRKADDVADDLLRRIVSGDIAVGSVLPREADLAQSYGVGRSVVREANKLLEVHQLVRPTRRRGTVVLDPLCSVTPAVLRAMLFDERGRVDRAMLAEFLEIRAELDEKMTRLAAERRTRDDIKAIEHAAALIDGGVPGSAERFAAINAFGAALAAATKNRIYLMLAHWHAQIAEDLEPLLARVREPVAEARGYQLLVDAIKQRDPELAGRLVAEFHQWANQRLLAAAKDTRRTAREKSSTES, from the coding sequence GTGTCCGCAAACCCCGCTCAGCGCAAGGCCGACGACGTCGCCGACGATCTGCTTCGGCGCATCGTGTCCGGCGACATTGCCGTCGGATCCGTACTGCCCCGGGAGGCAGATCTCGCCCAGAGCTACGGTGTCGGGCGCAGCGTCGTGCGCGAGGCCAACAAACTCCTCGAGGTGCACCAGCTGGTGCGCCCGACCCGCCGCCGCGGCACGGTGGTCCTCGATCCGCTGTGCTCCGTGACCCCGGCGGTGCTTCGGGCCATGTTGTTCGACGAGCGGGGTCGGGTCGATCGGGCGATGCTCGCCGAGTTCCTCGAGATCCGCGCGGAGCTCGACGAAAAAATGACGCGTCTCGCTGCCGAGCGCCGAACGCGCGACGACATCAAGGCCATCGAACACGCGGCCGCGCTGATCGACGGGGGGGTGCCCGGCTCCGCCGAGCGCTTCGCCGCCATCAATGCGTTTGGTGCTGCGCTGGCAGCCGCGACCAAGAACCGGATCTACTTGATGCTGGCCCACTGGCACGCGCAGATCGCAGAGGATCTGGAGCCGCTACTCGCTCGCGTCCGGGAGCCGGTGGCAGAGGCCCGCGGATACCAGCTGCTGGTGGACGCCATCAAACAGCGCGACCCGGAGCTGGCGGGTCGCCTCGTCGCCGAGTTTCATCAATGGGCGAATCAGCGTTTGCTTGCGGCGGCGAAAGACACCCGACGCACCGCTCGCGAAAAATCGAGCACGGAGAGTTGA
- a CDS encoding HAMP domain-containing histidine kinase, giving the protein MSAAESTPKPRPSLASRAMPSLRVRFLLLLTALAALALAPWVVAEHLRVNTDGFAVALQDAGSLRFRLLEILTELPQARQDAGTRRRVETLMQEQRTLLDDALRGEPAKRAAACPTPAVCARLEVHLRTWDTDIHPRFVAYLNGSPQPLDALSRDVLLEVNELDLTIRATARAVESRTKDSARLGVWASVVSVLLVMLVAAGIWQVFARIQALSALVGGSADTNLNKAQASTDELDALAEALASGLAAEREQRLTEARRAEELSLQQLATHQVADSLSAWIAGESSLDGALAEVARATGHQHAELVSHSDREAVWRSKHLAWAGTDLGTLRLGGPGAAAHESDEILLDTLSQIFAIACLADRLLAQKTAQGRLAIALGGLVTNPDAAELARSLGNLIAHDAALVELFDASGRLEDTWAVHGEQLTRLAPASEARIPSKVSAFSEDSSEGCAVLRQRSPGAQLAIPLEVEKTVIGAIHLARTTGEFSRQELRAAEALAPVAASALARVQLEARLRFAEQWSTMGAFGRLLAHEIKNPLNSLSLELALLERRVRKLVLPTADLERLDSSVQVVKSELARLTGLTNEYLSMSPKTGQLSVLPVDLHEIVTSVARAHSASITDRGIRLVDELGPGPAMVLGHPDKLKQLVHNLIGNAIEAMASADLRVATLTIQRRDDHYELRVRDTGPGISDPVAIFSPGYTTKPSGTGMGLAISQQIARQHGGRLMARALDTGGAEFTLSLAVHDLPPNSTH; this is encoded by the coding sequence ATGTCGGCGGCGGAGAGCACCCCCAAACCCAGGCCGAGCCTGGCGTCGCGGGCCATGCCGTCGCTGCGCGTGCGCTTCTTGTTGTTGTTGACCGCTCTCGCCGCCCTGGCACTTGCGCCGTGGGTCGTCGCCGAACACCTGCGGGTGAACACCGACGGCTTCGCGGTCGCACTTCAAGATGCGGGCTCGCTGCGTTTCCGCCTGCTCGAGATCTTGACCGAACTGCCGCAGGCTCGCCAGGACGCGGGAACCCGGCGACGCGTCGAGACGCTGATGCAGGAGCAGCGTACTTTGCTCGACGACGCCCTGCGCGGAGAGCCCGCGAAGCGCGCAGCGGCGTGCCCGACGCCGGCAGTCTGCGCGCGCCTCGAGGTCCACCTCCGGACCTGGGACACTGACATCCACCCGCGCTTCGTGGCCTATCTGAACGGCTCGCCGCAGCCACTCGACGCCCTCTCGCGCGACGTCTTGCTGGAGGTGAACGAGCTCGACTTGACGATTCGCGCGACGGCCCGCGCCGTCGAGTCCCGCACCAAGGACAGCGCCCGTCTGGGTGTTTGGGCGAGCGTGGTGTCGGTCCTCCTGGTGATGCTCGTCGCGGCCGGCATCTGGCAGGTGTTCGCCCGCATCCAAGCTCTGAGTGCATTGGTTGGAGGCAGCGCTGATACCAACCTGAACAAGGCCCAAGCCAGCACCGACGAGCTCGACGCCCTCGCCGAAGCGCTCGCCAGTGGCCTTGCCGCCGAGCGGGAGCAGCGGCTGACCGAAGCGCGTCGAGCGGAAGAGCTCAGCCTGCAGCAGCTTGCCACGCACCAAGTCGCAGACTCATTGAGCGCCTGGATCGCCGGAGAGAGCTCGCTGGATGGCGCCCTCGCCGAGGTCGCGCGCGCGACCGGGCACCAACACGCCGAGCTGGTGAGTCACAGCGACCGGGAGGCTGTCTGGCGCAGCAAACACCTGGCGTGGGCGGGCACCGATCTCGGTACCCTCCGGCTCGGAGGTCCCGGGGCGGCGGCTCATGAGTCCGACGAGATCTTGCTCGACACGCTGTCGCAGATCTTCGCTATCGCCTGCCTTGCCGATCGGCTGCTCGCACAGAAGACCGCGCAAGGACGCCTTGCGATCGCCCTCGGTGGGTTGGTGACCAATCCGGACGCGGCGGAGCTCGCTCGGAGTCTCGGAAACCTGATCGCCCATGACGCGGCGCTCGTGGAGCTCTTCGACGCTTCGGGGAGGCTCGAGGATACCTGGGCTGTCCACGGCGAGCAGCTGACACGACTGGCTCCCGCTTCGGAGGCACGCATCCCCAGCAAAGTCAGCGCATTTTCCGAGGACTCGAGCGAGGGCTGCGCGGTGCTGCGCCAGCGCTCGCCGGGTGCGCAGCTCGCGATCCCCCTCGAGGTGGAAAAGACGGTGATCGGCGCGATCCACCTGGCGCGCACCACGGGGGAGTTCTCGCGCCAGGAGCTGCGAGCCGCCGAAGCGCTTGCGCCGGTTGCAGCCAGCGCCCTTGCCCGCGTTCAGCTCGAAGCGCGCCTGCGCTTTGCCGAACAGTGGAGCACCATGGGCGCGTTCGGGCGGCTCCTGGCTCACGAGATCAAGAACCCGTTGAACAGCCTCAGCTTGGAGCTGGCACTGCTCGAGCGACGCGTGAGGAAGCTGGTGTTGCCGACGGCGGATCTAGAGCGCCTCGACTCGTCAGTCCAGGTGGTGAAGAGCGAGCTTGCCAGGCTGACGGGGCTCACCAACGAGTACCTCTCGATGAGCCCGAAGACCGGGCAGCTCTCGGTCCTCCCGGTGGACCTGCACGAGATCGTCACCAGCGTCGCCCGCGCGCACTCCGCGAGCATCACCGACCGCGGGATCCGCCTGGTCGATGAGCTTGGACCCGGACCGGCCATGGTCCTGGGGCACCCGGACAAACTCAAGCAGCTGGTGCACAACCTGATCGGCAACGCCATCGAAGCCATGGCCAGCGCCGATCTCCGGGTCGCAACCCTGACCATTCAACGCCGGGACGACCACTATGAGCTCCGCGTGCGGGACACCGGTCCAGGTATCAGCGATCCCGTCGCGATCTTCTCTCCGGGGTACACGACCAAGCCGAGCGGCACGGGCATGGGTCTGGCGATCTCGCAACAGATCGCGCGCCAGCATGGTGGGCGGCTCATGGCTCGGGCGCTCGACACGGGCGGCGCAGAATTCACGCTGAGCCTGGCGGTCCACGACCTGCCCCCCAACTCCACCCACTGA
- a CDS encoding serine/threonine protein kinase has product MNEVNSISLGTVVAGRYRVQRRLGEGGMGSVYVVEHVHTGQELALKVLNAKMLKDEIAVERFRREARAPARVQSDHVVQVTDADVAAELGGAPFLVMELLRGQSFDQLLEHRLPLSDALVYLQQMARALDKAHALGIVHRDIKPENLFLTHREDGTPCVKLLDFGIAKLTQGSESVASKTATGAIFGTPLYMAPEQILGQPEKICAQTDIWALGIMAHRMLVGSEPWTAETLPHLVAQIAYEPLPVPSGRGSTLGPEFDQWFASCCARQTEDRFKTASDAVNALALALGQESQVNSGTDFSVPPGRVSSRRSSSKDAFAATAVASGAQSGIGSDTLAAQVTNKSSASRYVVLIAGALVVGIGIGGIWLVFRAPTPKSEPIEPAAQPVTELTATAPTPKNSAEPLVEPATTPSVLPAPSAEASAAPSTKPALKPTGGSTKVNTTPPPTTTNPTPIKDPLDMGRK; this is encoded by the coding sequence ATGAACGAGGTGAACAGCATCAGCTTGGGCACCGTGGTGGCAGGCCGCTACCGGGTGCAGCGTCGCCTCGGTGAGGGCGGCATGGGCTCGGTGTACGTCGTCGAGCACGTCCACACGGGGCAGGAGCTCGCGCTCAAGGTCCTGAACGCTAAGATGCTCAAGGACGAGATCGCGGTGGAGCGCTTCCGGCGCGAAGCGCGGGCGCCGGCCCGCGTCCAGAGTGATCACGTCGTGCAGGTCACCGACGCGGACGTCGCGGCGGAGCTCGGCGGGGCACCCTTCCTGGTGATGGAGCTCTTGCGCGGGCAGAGCTTCGACCAGCTGCTGGAGCACCGCCTGCCGCTGAGTGACGCCTTGGTCTACCTGCAGCAGATGGCCCGCGCGCTGGACAAGGCGCACGCCCTCGGCATCGTGCACCGCGACATCAAACCCGAGAACCTGTTCCTGACCCATCGCGAGGATGGAACGCCCTGCGTCAAGCTGCTCGACTTCGGCATCGCCAAGCTCACCCAGGGCTCCGAGAGCGTGGCGTCGAAGACCGCGACGGGCGCCATCTTTGGAACCCCGCTCTACATGGCGCCGGAGCAAATCCTGGGGCAGCCCGAGAAGATCTGCGCGCAGACGGACATCTGGGCGCTCGGCATCATGGCCCACCGCATGCTCGTTGGCTCCGAGCCCTGGACCGCCGAGACCCTCCCGCACCTCGTCGCGCAGATCGCCTACGAGCCGCTGCCGGTCCCGAGCGGGCGCGGGTCGACGCTGGGCCCCGAGTTCGATCAGTGGTTCGCCTCCTGCTGCGCACGTCAGACCGAGGACCGCTTCAAGACGGCATCCGACGCCGTGAATGCGCTAGCCCTCGCCCTCGGACAGGAGTCACAGGTCAATTCGGGCACGGACTTCTCGGTGCCGCCCGGCCGCGTCAGCAGCCGCCGTTCGTCGAGCAAGGACGCTTTTGCGGCGACGGCGGTGGCCAGCGGCGCCCAGTCGGGCATCGGCTCCGACACTCTCGCGGCGCAGGTCACCAACAAGAGCAGCGCCAGCAGGTACGTGGTGCTCATCGCGGGCGCGCTCGTCGTGGGCATCGGCATCGGCGGCATTTGGCTGGTCTTTCGCGCGCCGACCCCCAAGAGCGAACCGATCGAGCCGGCGGCCCAGCCCGTGACCGAGCTCACGGCTACCGCGCCTACCCCGAAGAATAGCGCCGAGCCGCTGGTCGAACCCGCCACGACTCCGTCGGTGCTGCCGGCTCCTAGCGCGGAAGCGAGCGCTGCTCCCTCCACAAAACCCGCGTTGAAACCGACCGGCGGGAGCACCAAGGTCAACACGACCCCGCCGCCCACCACGACCAACCCCACGCCCATCAAAGACCCCCTCGACATGGGACGGAAATGA
- a CDS encoding VWA domain-containing protein, which produces MTHQRIALLALSTLTLGLSAACSSSSDSGGDLGGPGGPKTGVGGGSGIGGSGAAPGVSPEDFGYAEEAERSFVPHDGKQASAEPLVATVCGTADVKSTEVIDASVPNARIMASATRARETLNAHQAPVSASLRTQDFLNYYDVGRSQNTAASGLSLTATLRAVTIGTTPIPRQYQLFVGIQSEPLATRPPVALTVVVDTTPSMAGEPFARAKKALRALTDALAPNDHLSVFVPGLGLVFDQTLADPAAETLGLEGSLDLGDESTLREPLETALSHATTLLQPKQWNRVVLISDGQGDPATLPIGPLESAAQAGISSSSVGVGGSFVVGDAFLNAVSQAGHGSYVYVEAAEAADASLRQRFDRVFGQLYKDVKLTVTLPWFLTSLDPPSQNGGAADLTKLESLPPDSAAAFVFNLQACHDKVILKDGANYPLSIQVSATNTLTDQPASAGKTPTATELLNGSPLGLDQVLATQSFVSALKAPTKNRFTEAFERLVPLKQPGNAFEDMWSLLDRYPKKP; this is translated from the coding sequence ATGACACACCAACGTATTGCACTGCTGGCCCTCTCGACACTGACGCTGGGACTCTCCGCAGCGTGCTCGAGCTCGTCGGATTCTGGCGGCGACCTCGGAGGGCCAGGAGGCCCAAAGACGGGCGTCGGGGGAGGCTCTGGAATAGGTGGCAGCGGGGCAGCCCCAGGCGTGTCGCCCGAGGACTTTGGTTACGCTGAGGAGGCAGAGCGATCGTTCGTCCCGCATGACGGGAAGCAAGCCTCGGCGGAGCCTCTGGTCGCAACGGTATGCGGCACCGCCGACGTCAAGTCCACAGAGGTCATCGACGCCAGTGTGCCGAACGCTCGCATCATGGCTTCGGCGACGCGGGCTCGAGAGACGTTGAACGCCCACCAGGCTCCGGTCTCCGCCAGCCTGCGCACCCAAGATTTCCTGAACTACTACGACGTCGGCCGTAGCCAGAACACCGCAGCCAGCGGGCTCAGCCTGACCGCCACGCTGCGCGCGGTGACCATCGGGACGACGCCCATCCCGCGCCAATACCAGCTGTTCGTGGGAATTCAGTCGGAACCCTTGGCAACACGCCCGCCCGTCGCGCTGACGGTGGTGGTCGACACCACGCCGTCGATGGCCGGTGAGCCCTTCGCGCGCGCGAAGAAAGCCCTGCGCGCCCTGACGGATGCTCTGGCCCCGAACGATCACCTGAGTGTGTTCGTCCCTGGACTTGGCCTCGTCTTCGACCAAACGCTAGCCGATCCGGCAGCGGAGACGCTGGGGCTCGAGGGCTCACTCGATCTCGGTGACGAGAGCACGCTGCGCGAACCCCTCGAGACCGCTTTGTCCCACGCCACGACGCTGCTTCAGCCAAAACAGTGGAACCGCGTCGTGCTCATCAGCGATGGGCAAGGCGACCCCGCAACCCTGCCCATTGGCCCGCTCGAGTCCGCCGCCCAAGCTGGGATTTCATCGAGCAGCGTGGGCGTCGGTGGCAGCTTCGTCGTTGGCGACGCATTCCTGAACGCCGTGAGCCAGGCAGGTCACGGGAGCTACGTCTACGTCGAGGCTGCGGAAGCGGCCGACGCTTCGCTCCGGCAGCGCTTCGATCGCGTGTTTGGGCAACTCTACAAGGACGTCAAGCTGACCGTCACGCTGCCGTGGTTCCTCACTTCGCTCGATCCGCCGTCCCAGAACGGTGGGGCCGCCGATCTGACGAAGCTCGAGTCACTGCCTCCAGACAGCGCGGCAGCGTTCGTGTTCAACCTCCAAGCCTGTCACGACAAGGTCATCCTCAAAGACGGCGCGAACTACCCGCTCTCGATCCAGGTCAGCGCAACGAACACACTGACCGATCAGCCAGCGAGCGCGGGAAAGACTCCGACGGCCACCGAGCTGCTGAACGGCTCCCCGCTCGGGCTGGACCAGGTACTCGCGACTCAATCGTTCGTCTCTGCGCTCAAGGCCCCAACGAAGAACCGCTTCACCGAGGCCTTCGAGCGCCTGGTGCCGCTGAAACAGCCGGGAAACGCCTTCGAAGACATGTGGAGCCTGCTCGATCGCTACCCCAAGAAACCTTGA
- a CDS encoding HlyD family efflux transporter periplasmic adaptor subunit: MIKNDWRGWLPLVALLALGCKPAAPEGEEPFQGVIELDERVLGFEVGGRVDRVEVMRGDTVKDAAPLAALDSTLEKTSREARAFEVEAAKAQVALLKAGPRPEELRALDARIRAVRASETQLAKNLARERELEKRGVSTRAAVDEIETRLNITVADRQSIEQQLKALKRGARSQEIAGATSRAEAADKTVSLQTERIERQVLKAPKAGVVLDVHVESGEVVAPGAPVVTLGDTTHPYADVFVPIGRLDGIQVGAKASVRVDSTNAVFTAKVEHIGRHTEFTPRYLFSERERPNLVMRVRLRIDDPEERLHAGVPAFAKIERAP; the protein is encoded by the coding sequence ATGATAAAGAATGACTGGCGTGGTTGGCTCCCGCTCGTCGCCCTTCTGGCCCTCGGCTGCAAACCTGCAGCGCCCGAGGGAGAAGAACCTTTTCAGGGTGTGATCGAGCTGGACGAGCGGGTGCTCGGGTTCGAGGTCGGCGGCCGCGTCGACCGGGTCGAAGTGATGCGCGGCGACACGGTGAAGGACGCTGCCCCTCTGGCCGCCCTCGACTCGACCCTGGAAAAGACCAGCCGGGAAGCTCGCGCGTTCGAGGTCGAGGCCGCGAAGGCCCAGGTCGCGCTGTTGAAGGCGGGCCCACGCCCCGAAGAGCTGCGCGCTCTGGACGCGCGCATCCGCGCGGTCCGAGCCAGTGAGACCCAGCTGGCGAAAAACCTGGCCCGAGAGCGCGAGCTGGAGAAACGGGGCGTGAGCACCCGAGCGGCGGTCGACGAAATCGAGACTCGGCTGAACATCACGGTGGCGGACCGTCAGTCCATCGAGCAGCAGCTGAAGGCACTGAAGCGCGGTGCGCGCTCTCAGGAGATCGCCGGCGCAACTTCCCGCGCCGAGGCAGCAGACAAGACCGTGAGCCTGCAGACCGAGCGCATCGAACGCCAGGTGCTCAAGGCACCCAAGGCCGGAGTGGTCCTGGACGTCCACGTCGAATCGGGCGAGGTCGTCGCACCGGGCGCCCCAGTGGTGACGCTCGGAGATACGACCCACCCTTACGCCGACGTCTTTGTCCCCATCGGTAGGCTGGACGGGATCCAGGTCGGGGCGAAGGCCTCGGTACGCGTCGACTCGACCAACGCGGTGTTCACGGCGAAGGTCGAGCACATCGGTCGTCACACCGAATTCACACCGCGCTACCTGTTCAGCGAGCGCGAGCGACCCAACCTGGTGATGCGCGTGCGCCTGCGCATCGACGATCCGGAGGAGCGCTTGCACGCCGGCGT